From Clarias gariepinus isolate MV-2021 ecotype Netherlands chromosome 1, CGAR_prim_01v2, whole genome shotgun sequence:
taaactgtCAAACTGTGTGAATAAGCATAATCCTCTACCAGTTCTTAGAGCTATTTAACTGCTTTAAACATCAGCACAACTATTGTATAATTCTCcgcatttttattttgtgctgtgtatttttttttttttttttatatatatttttttgtttatgcatCTTTATTCAGCAGAAAAGTGTTGTTAGAGTTTCCTCACCAGTGATCCATAGTGGCTGTGgattgctgtagtgtgtgtaaaatgctggttctcctctctctcctctgcacATATAAACTCCTGTGTGTTCAATAACAGCAGAACTGAGTGTGAAGGAGCCTCCAGATCCTATACTGCTGTCTAAAAAGGGTACAGCTTTATAGCTGATATTTCCATTATTGTCTCTGTGGGGAACAGTTGTGTACCAGCTGAATGTCCAGTTTGTAGATGACTCTTTAACCTCACAGCTGagagtcactgagtctccttcagtcaCCCAGCTCTGTGGAGATACACTCAGTACTGGGTGTAGTGTCTCTGTTACACAGGAAATAGAAAATTATATTTCAAGctgtacatttactttatacacaatatagaagTAAATGCTAATTATGGAAGTAAAACTAATCACAATAAGTCAAGGAATGTGATCATTCTGATCTATTtatcactgatttatttatgatacaaacaaactaactaactaatttGTATTGGTTGTATTCTGATAATTTGTAAAATTGTTGAATTGAACTTTATGCAATGGTCTCCTGGCACTTTTTTAGTCTGCTTTTATGATcaaaattattttgaagattttaaaacaatcaGCACACGCATCTTCTGTCTTACTCTTTGCTATGTACTATTACTTATACTGACACATCAGATACTATATTGTAAATTTATAACTATTAAATGCAGTTGTTGTCACAgactcacctgatacagtcagTGTAACAGCATCACTGATCTCTGAGCGTTGAGAGTAACGTCTCTGTCCTCTGCAGGTGTAGACACCACTGTCAGAGTCTCTAACAGACCTGATACTGATCTCCTGCATTGTGCTGTCTGTGTAGACTCTGTCTTCTCCTGCTGAGTAAAGtctgtttttattcttataccaGGTGTATGTCCACTCAGTGTCTCCTCCTCCTTTTATGGCACATCTGAGAGTAAGTCTCTCTCCTCTGGACACATGTTTATCAGGTGTTATGTATATTCTAGCTTTATGTCtccctaaaaacaaataaatgaatagatacATAAAGAAAGAATCAAAATATATATGGGCCCagtttctcgaaagcttcttatcgctaagtagttcttaagttgtaccttaacctctctcttaacgtcatggcgcatttcccgaaacgttcttacgctaagtatctcttagctaagtcacacgttcgtaagTGATGAATTATTGATGATAATTATGTATGAAATTATGATGAaatgatgaaaatgatgaaatttgatttagttaaatgagaaaataaacatggGAGTTTTAAACCCTGcatcttttcatttttctgagtgattatAATGCTTTATACTCCTATCTTACCTATGCGGTCTCGCGCTGTGGCTGtaagtagggttcatcatgattcagagCGAGTTTTTGCGCTGTGTGTACGTTTCCAACTTTCcgtgtaaaaaattaaacatgtttaaatttttggcggtcctcgcggaagcttccagaccttgcagaacttcgtGGAACGTTAAAGTAACGTCGCgggcaatcgcggcagctcacggtgcctaacatcgCATCTCACTGTGAGTCAAGCcgcatacagtaggtgagataggggtattaggcaccgtgagcgCCTCTAGTGGGGCCGCCCGACGTTCCGCGAAGATCTGCAAGGTCCGCGAGCTTTCACATGTtaaacaagtttatttttttgcgtGATAAAATGGAACGGTATCATGGCACCAAAACTCgcgctgaatcatgatgaaccgtacttacagccACCGCGCGAACCCGTGTAaatcgctatacaaataaaattgaattgaattgagtgtagatgagatactgtaggggtattaaacctcCACTCTGTCATCTCATCATATTCATTCCATAGTGCGCTATaaaaccccaaccactgacatacttcacattgtttctgaagctggtgaaaAGTGTTGTCAGCTccttgtcaatcaactatgattgtactgtatattcggTTTGTTTCACCGccacaggttacatgaaaatataggcgacagtttggtgatttaatttatatatttgcctATTAtcgcatgctattgataagttaacccatgttgAAATAAACgctattaaaagaatttagtgcaatgtttaatttgcatagaaagtgccgtctttcataacgctgtcatgcaaaagatgtcaaaaatcgattcctgagcaaaCGATGTGATTCAGCTAATtcagctaattcaggaccttTACTGTAGCATCATCGGatgtaagaggcagcgacttaagaagactcctaagggacagtttGAGAAATTAAGGCTACATGAGGGAGCTTAAATATCTGCCCCAAGGCTATGAAGCAGCCTTTTCATTAGTGTTTAGGATTAGACAcctatattaaaaacctatttgCTTGGCTAAGTTTAATTTTTTCTCCTTATGTAATGAAATAGATCTGAAGCGTTTCATGAGCCTAGAGTGTTTTAGTCAGCTGTAATCTAATGCTCACGCCAGGTTTGTTGTTGGTGCACTTGTTGGACACTTTGTCTCAGAACGCCTTCATGTACATTGgtataaaaagtatttgccctattcctctttttttatgtttttccataTGTGTCAAACCTAACTGATATTTTGAAAatatcaatcatttaagtgtgacaaatatgcaggATGGAGGCAAATACTATATGGGACTGCATAGTCtttttattgcattatatttcTAACACAattttgagcaaaaaaaaaaaaatatatcatgcTTAAACCCCCTCTTGCTTTTGTCAAAGacacaaataaattatattgcACAGCAAAAAAAGGATTCTGTGTTAGTATATTATAGACATTCATTTTACACctcataataatataaaaactataaacattacaatatataaccactaaaatggttttaaaccatttatttaggaagcctacggagtgagcgaggagccaTAACAGCTTGAGGTGCATATCACAGCCACGTGCCGtgacaatataatttttttttttttcatgctaaaCTGTATATGTTGTACCTTAATTTGCAgattaaatagattttattttaattagtacGCAATGACTGGACAGCATGTGAACAATTGTATAAATTATTGTAtacagttttacatttacacacactttatgTTATGTAAAAGCAATCTGTTAATTCTTTAAGTTATAGTTTCAtttcctttattatttaaatgatttctcaCCTCTGACTGAGACCCAGCTTTTCAGTGACTCTCCTCTCCCTGGGTATTTACAGTGGTAGAAACCCTCATCTGTCTTTAAGACATCGTGGACGATCATCTCTCCTGTAGTCTGTGTCTGGAGAACTGATCCATCTTTATAGAAAACAGCTCGGAGATTTGTGTTGCGATCTAAACAGCGTAGAGTCAGAGGATGTCCCTCAGTTACGGGATGGACAGGACTCTCCAGGATCACATCACCAGCTACAACACAAAATATAACGTTCAGCAAAAAGCATTACAACATGAATATTTCTCTTATTAATTACACAACATAATGCATAAGTACTGTAGTAACTAATTATTACTAGTGGTAACCaagtacttttatttattaaaactgcaACCAAAAAAGAATAGaccaacaattttttatttttttttgcttgtcaaagttaaatttaaataacttaaggTATctgtcagtatatatatatatatatatatatatatagagagagagagtagcggggaaggatgttggagagacgagtgagcttacttgctgcccaatgcaatggctgggagtactttatttcacACACGCAGCCATACAAAAGCAagtcacacacaccacacacaaccagggccgaagccactaacccaaacacctttccccaacacaccgacatccccgcaaagcatgctggtc
This genomic window contains:
- the LOC128524385 gene encoding obscurin-like; its protein translation is MELSPLPVMFLLILLLSVPCAQETPRAVLTVSPQSWLPEGESVTLSCEVTDSFTDWTFSWYTTVPYRNSAGQITYKEILLSNSNKGSRGSYTLSSAALKHTGVYTCSAERDGQQLKTDHSLPQPLWITSESPSVSLIINPNRAQHFTDDSLTLSCEDESNSTGWIVRRYILRAGVLDCSRWESFTRSTCKISLLSKSHTGVYWCESESGENSNPVNITVNAGDVILESPVHPVTEGHPLTLRCLDRNTNLRAVFYKDGSVLQTQTTGEMIVHDVLKTDEGFYHCKYPGRGESLKSWVSVRGRHKARIYITPDKHVSRGERLTLRCAIKGGGDTEWTYTWYKNKNRLYSAGEDRVYTDSTMQEISIRSVRDSDSGVYTCRGQRRYSQRSEISDAVTLTVSETLHPVLSVSPQSWVTEGDSVTLSCEVKESSTNWTFSWYTTVPHRDNNGNISYKAVPFLDSSIGSGGSFTLSSAVIEHTGVYMCRGERGEPAFYTHYSNPQPLWITGVEAQF